From Tautonia marina, one genomic window encodes:
- the lpdA gene encoding dihydrolipoyl dehydrogenase has translation MAHDYDLIVIGGGPAGYAGAIRAAQLGKKVLCVEQDKLGGICLNWGCIPTKALLTNAHVVELLNHNGKEFGYTGESRWDFSQMIKRSRDVTTKMNKGIEGLFRKYKVQHQQATAKIVGPNQVKVGDKTLSAESIVIATGVHARALPGAEFDGKTIISYKEAMNLPTQPKSMLVVGAGAIGCEFAYFYNAIGTKVTIVEMMDHLLPIEDEEVSQVLRKSFEKRGMSVFTGSKTTKVEKTDGGVKVTIETPKGPQTIEAEVLLVAIGVEGNIQNLWDEKTVKIETFKGHIKADPKKGYVTSVPSIYAVGDVIGPPWLAHVAHHEAICCIERLCGHADRTVDYDNVPGCTYTEPGVASVGLTEKKARELGREIRIGKFPFIASGRAVAAGEPEGFVKLIFDKKLGELLGAHIIGANATEMIAELVMARKLEATQEEILHAMHPHPTFSEAVMEAAGQGLGESVHL, from the coding sequence ATGGCCCACGACTACGACCTGATCGTCATCGGCGGCGGACCTGCCGGATACGCCGGAGCGATCCGAGCCGCTCAACTTGGCAAGAAGGTGCTTTGTGTCGAGCAGGACAAGCTCGGCGGCATCTGCCTGAACTGGGGCTGCATTCCCACCAAGGCGCTGTTGACCAATGCTCATGTGGTTGAACTGTTGAACCACAACGGCAAGGAGTTCGGCTACACCGGCGAATCGCGCTGGGACTTCTCCCAGATGATCAAGCGAAGCCGGGACGTAACGACCAAGATGAACAAGGGGATCGAGGGGCTGTTCCGCAAGTACAAGGTGCAGCACCAGCAAGCGACGGCGAAGATCGTCGGCCCGAATCAGGTGAAGGTGGGAGACAAGACGCTCTCGGCCGAGTCGATTGTGATTGCCACCGGCGTGCATGCTCGGGCCTTGCCCGGGGCCGAGTTCGACGGCAAGACGATTATCTCGTACAAGGAGGCCATGAACCTGCCGACGCAACCGAAGTCGATGCTGGTCGTCGGCGCCGGGGCGATCGGATGTGAATTTGCCTACTTCTACAACGCGATCGGCACGAAGGTGACGATTGTGGAGATGATGGACCACCTCTTGCCGATCGAGGACGAGGAGGTCTCTCAGGTTCTGCGCAAGAGCTTCGAGAAGCGCGGGATGTCGGTGTTCACCGGCTCGAAGACCACGAAGGTCGAGAAGACCGACGGCGGCGTGAAGGTGACGATCGAGACCCCCAAGGGTCCGCAGACGATTGAGGCCGAGGTGCTGCTCGTCGCCATCGGCGTCGAGGGGAATATCCAGAATCTCTGGGATGAAAAGACGGTCAAAATTGAGACCTTCAAGGGGCACATCAAGGCCGACCCGAAGAAGGGGTACGTCACGAGCGTGCCGTCGATCTATGCCGTCGGCGACGTGATCGGTCCCCCCTGGCTGGCCCACGTGGCGCACCACGAGGCGATCTGCTGCATCGAGCGGCTCTGCGGCCATGCTGACCGCACGGTTGATTACGACAACGTCCCTGGGTGCACCTACACCGAGCCGGGGGTGGCCAGCGTCGGCCTGACCGAGAAAAAAGCCCGCGAACTGGGCCGCGAGATCCGGATCGGCAAGTTCCCCTTCATCGCCTCCGGCCGGGCCGTTGCGGCGGGAGAGCCGGAGGGGTTCGTCAAGCTGATCTTCGACAAGAAGCTCGGCGAGCTGCTCGGCGCCCACATCATCGGCGCCAATGCGACCGAGATGATCGCCGAGCTGGTCATGGCCCGCAAGCTCGAAGCGACGCAGGAGGAGATCCTCCACGCCATGCATCCGCACC
- the ycaC gene encoding isochorismate family cysteine hydrolase YcaC: MADPFQYRRLDKANAAVLLIDHQSGLCNLVHDFSPDEFKNNVLALADAAKYFNLPTILTTSFENGPNGPLVPELKALFPDAPYIARPGQINAWDNDEFVKAVEATGKKQLILAGVVTEVCVAFPALSAIEAGYEVFVVTDASGTFNLTTREAAWSRMEAAGAQLMNWFGVACELHRDWRNDVEGLGALLSNHLPAYRNLITSHNAK, translated from the coding sequence ATGGCCGACCCATTCCAGTATCGACGCCTCGACAAGGCTAACGCCGCCGTCCTGCTGATCGATCACCAGTCCGGCCTCTGCAACCTCGTCCACGACTTCTCTCCCGACGAGTTCAAGAACAACGTCCTGGCCCTGGCCGACGCGGCCAAATACTTCAACCTGCCGACCATCCTGACCACCAGCTTCGAAAACGGCCCCAACGGCCCGCTCGTCCCCGAGCTGAAGGCCCTGTTCCCCGACGCCCCGTATATCGCTCGCCCCGGCCAGATCAACGCCTGGGACAACGACGAGTTCGTCAAGGCGGTCGAGGCGACCGGCAAGAAGCAACTGATCCTCGCCGGGGTCGTCACCGAGGTCTGCGTCGCCTTCCCCGCCCTCTCGGCCATCGAGGCCGGCTACGAGGTCTTCGTCGTCACCGACGCCTCGGGCACCTTTAACCTGACCACCCGAGAGGCCGCCTGGTCGCGCATGGAAGCCGCCGGGGCCCAGCTCATGAACTGGTTCGGCGTCGCCTGCGAGTTGCACCGCGACTGGCGCAACGATGTCGAAGGGCTCGGCGCCCTCCTGTCCAACCACCTCCCGGCCTACCGGAACCTCATCACCAGCCACAACGCGAAGTAA
- a CDS encoding pirin family protein, producing the protein MKRLRRILRNIPQHWVGDGFPVRSLFSYGGGNAFDPFLLLDYAGPHPFEPASAPRGVEEHPHRGFETVTIVYQGELAHRDSSGSHGTIGAGDVQWMTAASGVVHEEFHSERFTRDGGTLEMVQLWVNLPARDKRAAPGYQSLLDADIPRVSLADGSGTVRVIAGEFQETPGAARTFTPINVWDIQLDASRSVELPLPEGHTSLIVVQSGSVQLDGTRVSAVEVADLTREGHLVSLLAESPTRLLVLTGEPIGEPIAGHGPFVMNTPDEIQQAIQDYREGRLGRLS; encoded by the coding sequence ATGAAGCGCCTTCGACGCATCCTCCGCAACATCCCCCAGCACTGGGTCGGAGACGGCTTCCCCGTGCGAAGCCTCTTCTCCTACGGCGGGGGGAACGCCTTCGATCCCTTCCTGCTCCTCGACTACGCCGGGCCACACCCTTTTGAACCGGCGTCGGCCCCGCGAGGCGTCGAGGAACACCCGCACCGCGGCTTCGAAACCGTGACCATCGTCTACCAGGGGGAGCTGGCGCACCGTGATTCCTCCGGCAGTCACGGCACCATTGGCGCCGGTGACGTGCAGTGGATGACGGCGGCCTCCGGCGTCGTCCACGAGGAATTCCACAGCGAGCGCTTCACCCGCGACGGCGGCACCCTGGAAATGGTCCAGCTCTGGGTGAACCTGCCCGCCCGAGACAAGCGGGCGGCCCCCGGCTACCAGAGCCTGCTCGATGCCGACATCCCCCGCGTCTCGCTCGCCGACGGCTCGGGGACGGTCCGGGTCATCGCCGGCGAGTTCCAGGAAACTCCCGGAGCGGCCAGAACCTTCACTCCGATCAACGTCTGGGACATCCAGCTCGACGCCTCCCGAAGCGTGGAACTCCCGCTCCCCGAGGGGCACACCAGCCTCATCGTCGTCCAGTCCGGTTCGGTGCAGCTCGACGGCACCCGTGTCTCCGCCGTCGAGGTCGCCGATCTGACTCGCGAAGGGCACCTCGTCTCCTTGCTCGCCGAATCCCCCACGAGGCTCCTGGTCCTGACCGGCGAGCCCATTGGCGAGCCGATCGCCGGCCACGGCCCCTTCGTCATGAACACCCCCGACGAGATCCAGCAGGCCATTCAGGATTACCGGGAGGGCCGTCTCGGTCGGCTCTCCTAG